Genomic segment of Methanothermobacter sp. K4:
GGTAATGGTGGTAATTGTGTTGAGCTTAGGGATGCTGATGGGGTGACTGTTGAGGGTCTGGTGTTTGATGGTGGTGTGAGGCAGTTTAATTATGGTGTTGTGGCTGTTGACTGTGATGATCTTGTGCTGAGGGATCTTAGTATCAGTAATTGTACCTTGCAGGGTGTGCGTGTTGGTGGCACGGCTTCTAATGTGACTCTTGTGGGTGTTAATGTTACTGGTAGTGGTCAGCAGGGTCTCTATCTGGTTGAGGGTTCCGCGTTGAGGAATGTGACTGTGGAGGATTCCTGGTTTGTGGATTGTGGTTCTCATGGTATTCATAGGGGTTATTATTATTGGGGTGGTTTCCTTGATGGTCTGACCATCAGGGACTCCCATGTGG
This window contains:
- a CDS encoding right-handed parallel beta-helix repeat-containing protein, coding for GNGGNCVELRDADGVTVEGLVFDGGVRQFNYGVVAVDCDDLVLRDLSISNCTLQGVRVGGTASNVTLVGVNVTGSGQQGLYLVEGSALRNVTVEDSWFVDCGSHGIHRGYYYWGGFLDGLTIRDSHVVSSRGHGVFLEGGNTLRNVVLDDLNVTGSMGVGVYVSMSAGDGGNLTVKNTTVSGSNGVGIQLENIRGVVTLRDNTVT